The Cryptosporangium phraense genome window below encodes:
- a CDS encoding FliH/SctL family protein: MSSSPDPTSAGVLRGAAAESAVSAAFDTNLGKAGARIPRAPSVDAELTAAKEAAKAAGYAAGWAEGRRAAKREAEAARAAADAETLRFQQARQAALQRALQTVAGAAAALEQRAVPAAIEIEDELVSAAFVLAEAVLGRELALADSPGRDAVARALELVPVGRPVLVRINPADYAALTAEADHEGPLVIDGRTVTLEPDASLASGDAIAESDATVVDARLSAALLRVGEALGMVDASDQPW, encoded by the coding sequence ATGAGTTCGTCGCCTGACCCGACGTCGGCCGGAGTATTGCGGGGCGCGGCCGCGGAGAGCGCGGTGAGCGCCGCGTTCGACACGAACCTCGGGAAGGCGGGCGCGCGGATCCCGCGCGCCCCCAGCGTCGACGCCGAGCTGACCGCGGCCAAGGAGGCCGCCAAGGCGGCCGGGTACGCGGCCGGCTGGGCCGAGGGCCGGCGGGCCGCCAAGCGGGAGGCCGAGGCGGCCCGGGCCGCGGCCGACGCCGAGACCCTCCGGTTCCAGCAGGCCCGGCAGGCCGCGCTGCAGCGCGCGCTGCAGACGGTCGCCGGGGCGGCGGCCGCGCTCGAGCAGCGCGCCGTTCCGGCCGCGATCGAGATCGAGGACGAGTTGGTCAGCGCCGCGTTCGTGCTGGCCGAGGCCGTGCTGGGCCGGGAGCTGGCGCTGGCCGACTCCCCCGGCCGGGACGCGGTCGCGCGGGCGCTGGAGCTGGTGCCGGTCGGGCGGCCGGTGCTGGTGCGGATCAACCCGGCCGACTACGCGGCGCTGACCGCCGAGGCCGACCACGAGGGCCCGCTGGTGATCGACGGGCGCACGGTGACGCTGGAGCCCGACGCGTCGCTGGCCAGCGGCGACGCGATCGCCGAGAGCGACGCCACGGTCGTCGACGCCCGCCTGTCGGCGGCGCTGCTGCGGGTCGGCGAAGCGCTGGGGATGGTGGACGCCTCGGATCAGCCGTGGTGA
- a CDS encoding FliI/YscN family ATPase has protein sequence MSRLLQHRLTPAMRAARPEVTGRVDSVLGLSVAVVGVPGRVGDLVRIGGVGGLAGIRSGPGVADSTTVAAEVVALDGARLSCLPLGPLGGVGAGDRAVNTGAPLQIQVGESLRGRVLDGLGRPMDNGPPLSNCEWVSVEGEPPSAMERGLIRYPLPLGVRAMDTLIPCGRGQRIGIFAGSGVGKSSLMSMITRGTEAEITVVALIGERGREVREFLEHDLGPEGMARAVVVVATSDTPPLVRLRAGFVATRIAEWYRDRGKNVLLMMDSLTRTAMAQREVGLSAGEPPATRGYPPSVFALLPRLLERAGPGSAGTITGLYTVLVEGDDQNEPIADTARSILDGHVVLDRKLATTGHFPAIDVLESVSRVSGAITTREQKAMASELRRLMAAYRDVRELLEIGAYVPGTNPDADRARELWPAINAFLRQSLGDPYPAGAAWDAMAQLLHGGG, from the coding sequence GTGAGCCGGCTGTTGCAGCACCGGTTGACGCCGGCCATGCGCGCGGCCCGGCCGGAGGTCACCGGGCGGGTCGACTCGGTGCTGGGGCTGTCGGTCGCGGTGGTGGGCGTGCCCGGGCGGGTCGGCGACCTGGTCCGGATCGGTGGCGTCGGTGGCCTGGCCGGCATCCGGAGCGGCCCTGGAGTCGCCGACTCGACCACGGTCGCGGCCGAGGTCGTCGCGCTCGACGGCGCCCGGCTCTCCTGCCTGCCGCTGGGGCCGCTCGGCGGGGTCGGGGCCGGCGACCGGGCGGTCAACACCGGCGCCCCGCTGCAGATCCAGGTCGGCGAATCGCTGCGCGGCCGCGTCCTGGACGGGCTGGGCCGTCCGATGGACAACGGGCCGCCGCTGTCGAACTGCGAGTGGGTCTCGGTCGAGGGCGAACCGCCGTCGGCGATGGAGCGCGGGCTGATCCGCTACCCGCTGCCGCTCGGCGTCCGGGCGATGGACACGCTGATCCCGTGCGGCCGGGGCCAGCGCATCGGGATCTTCGCGGGCTCCGGCGTCGGCAAGTCCAGCCTGATGTCGATGATCACCCGCGGCACGGAAGCGGAGATCACGGTCGTCGCGCTGATCGGCGAACGCGGCCGCGAGGTGCGCGAGTTCCTCGAGCACGACCTGGGCCCGGAGGGCATGGCCCGAGCCGTCGTGGTGGTGGCGACCTCGGACACTCCCCCGCTGGTCCGGCTGCGGGCCGGCTTCGTCGCGACCCGGATCGCCGAGTGGTACCGCGACCGCGGCAAGAACGTCCTGCTGATGATGGACAGCCTCACCCGGACCGCGATGGCCCAGCGCGAGGTCGGCCTCTCGGCCGGCGAGCCGCCGGCCACGCGCGGCTACCCGCCGTCGGTGTTCGCGCTGCTCCCCCGGCTGCTGGAGCGGGCCGGGCCGGGTTCGGCGGGGACGATCACCGGCCTCTACACGGTGCTCGTCGAGGGCGACGACCAGAACGAGCCGATCGCCGACACCGCGCGGTCGATCCTCGACGGGCACGTCGTGCTCGACCGCAAGCTGGCCACGACCGGCCACTTCCCGGCGATCGACGTCCTCGAGTCGGTGTCGCGGGTCTCGGGCGCGATCACGACCCGGGAGCAGAAAGCGATGGCGTCGGAGTTGCGCCGGTTGATGGCCGCGTACCGGGACGTCCGCGAACTGCTGGAGATCGGCGCGTACGTGCCCGGCACCAACCCGGACGCCGACCGGGCCCGCGAGCTCTGGCCGGCGATCAACGCATTCCTCCGGCAGAGCCTGGGCGACCCGTACCCGGCCGGGGCGGCCTGGGACGCGATGGCCCAGTTGCTCCACGGCGGCGGCTGA